A stretch of the Camelina sativa cultivar DH55 unplaced genomic scaffold, Cs unpScaffold00441, whole genome shotgun sequence genome encodes the following:
- the LOC104773107 gene encoding 60S ribosomal protein L31-1-like — MTKSKQLNSDHLGIRITFKKKAPNAIKEIRKFALKAMGTKDVRVDVKLNKQIWSKGIRGPPRRIRIRVARKRNDDEDAKEEFFSLVTVAEVPAEGLSGLGTKVIEEDE; from the exons ATGACTAAGTCTAAACAACTCAACAGTGATCACCTTGGAATCAGAAT CACATTCAAGAAGAAGGCACCCAATGCCATTAAAGAGATCAGGAAGTTTGCATTGAAAGCAATGGGAACAAAGGACGTTAGAGTCGATGTTAAACTCAACAAGCAGATATGGAGCAAAGGTATCCGAGGCCCCCCGAGGAGAATCAGAATCCGTGTTGCCCGTAAGAGAAACGACGATGAAGATGCCAAGGAAGAGTTCTTCTCTCTCGTCACTGTCGCTGAGGTTCCAGCTGAAGGACTATCTGGTTTGGGCACTAAGGTCATCGAGGAAGACGAGTGA